From the Lathyrus oleraceus cultivar Zhongwan6 chromosome 4, CAAS_Psat_ZW6_1.0, whole genome shotgun sequence genome, one window contains:
- the LOC127137195 gene encoding uncharacterized protein LOC127137195 produces the protein MYQTVDSTVAGDEVRFEDFREVKENMQLLEKKFRDLEGDHVFGSAAKEMCLVSGLVIPAKFKTPDFDKYKGHTCPKSHLIMYYRKMAAHVEDDKLMIHCFQDSLSGAPSKWYLSLDQNRIRCFQDLSDAFIKHYKYNMDMAPDRRQLQSMFQHDKESFKEYAQRWRELASQVEPPLDEKELAELFIDTVQPREDGARVEYGVRNGKLAAVAGTSNANQKKFSGGFPRKKEGETNVVTVGQGRALPRRRPQQYPPQQYAYQAPPVYRPAPVQQRAAAPPAYQQAPTTPAYQQPRAPAPRQNAQNQNRRQGERATFNPIPMSYTELYPSLLQNGLVVPRPLGPPPDRLPPWYNPNAHCPFHEGAPGDDLEGCYALKHRVRELVESKILSFKDMGPNVKNNPLPPHGDPAVNAIGDASTVVMVAKVEDVKTPLAAFHARLVEAGMINVNHENCEECATYPKGCQVVRDNIQHLMDKGVLQISSVVKNEDVLVIEPCFNLPEPVEIPYYSRRVAPENSHPSPVEICMPMPFPYESTKVVPWKYEITVVDKVVEGSSDAEVTETVSEDVTNIAGMSRMTRSGRIYTPEFNVTPQGPNKESTVVAPTIEPEVVQSEDAVEFLKLIKKSDYKVVDQLHQTPSKISILSLLLNSQAHREALLKVLAQAHVTQSITVDQFDGVVANITACNTLSFSGEELPEDGQNHNRALHISVKCKDDALARVLVDTGSSLNVMPKKTLAKLSYQGPAMKPSALVVKAFDGAVTSTLRQKMKFVVDNQLIIIFGEEDFVVSHLSSFRYIEADEDALETSFQALEIANATFVEMKDPVGKACSSFASLKSAKSSIEGGNPEGWGQVIDIREKHDRFGLGYVPSAVKGARVPAKDNTRSIQEVFLSTGFIHGDQVDAIEDSTANEDEPCLVMYEPIDKTPFDFSQVMSGHVMYEPVN, from the exons ATGTATCAGACTGTTGACTCAACAGTTGCTGGTGACGAAGTAAGGTTTGAGGACTTCAGGGAGGTAAAGGAGAACATGCAGCTCCTTGAGAAGAAATTCCGAGATTTAGAAGGAGACCACGTCTTTGGATCTGCTGCCAAAGAAATGTGCCTTGTATCCGGGTTGGTGATTCCGGCAAAATTCAAAACTCCGGACTTCGACAAATACAAGGGGCACACTTGTCCAAAAagccatctcatcatgtattacCGCAAAATGGCTGCACACGTGGAGGACGACAAGCTGATGATACATTGTTTTCAAGATAGCTTAAGTGGGGCTCCTTCCAAGTGGTATTTGAGTTTGGATCAGAACAGGATTAGGTGTTTCCAAGACCTGTCAGACGCGTTCATAAAACACTATaaatataacatggatatggcgcctgacagaaGACAGTTGCAGAGCATGTTCCAACATGACAAAGAgtccttcaaagagtacgctcagagatggagggagttggcttcTCAGGTCGAACCACCTCTGGATGAGAAGGAATTGGCTGAACTGTTTATCGACACGGTTCAACCCCgagaagatg GAGCTCGCGTCGAATATGGTGTAAGAAATGGAAAACTGGCGGCTGTAGCTGGGACTTCAAACGCTAATCAAAAGAAGTTCTCTGGAGGGTTTCctaggaagaaggaaggggaaacaaATGTTGTGACTGTTGGACAGGGAAGAGCTCTTCCAAGAAGGAGACCACAACAATATCCACCTCAGCAGTAT GCTTATCAAGCGCCTCCAGTTTATCGACCAGCTCCAGTTCAACAACGTGCTGCGGCTCCGCCAGCTTATCAACAAGCACCAACAACTCCTGCTTATCAACAACCGAGAGCTCCAGCGCCAAGGCAAAATGCTCAAAACCAAAATAGGAGGCAAGGGGAGAGGGCGACCTTCAATCCAATCCCAATGTCGTACACTGAGTTGTATCCCTCCCTATTGCAAAATGGGTTGGTGGTTCCCAGACCTTTGGGACCTCCACCTGACCGTCTTCCTCCATGGTACAACCCTAATGCACACTGTCCTTTCCATGAAGGTGCCCCCGGGGATGACCTAGAGGGTTGCTATGCTCTAAAGCACAGGGTTCGGGAACTGGTTGAGAGCAAGATCCTGTCTTTTAAGGACATGGGACCGAAtgtgaagaacaatcctcttcctCCCCATGGAGATCCTGCGGTGAACGCCATTGGAGATGCATCTACTGTTGTTATGGTTGCGAAGGTGGAGGATGTTAAGACTCCTTTGGCAGCATTCCATGCCCGATTGGTGGAAGCTGGCATGATTAATGTTAATCATGAAAATTGTGAAGAGTGTGCCACATACCCAAAGGGATGTCAGGTGGTACGAGACAACATTCAACATTTAATGGATAAAGGAGTGCTTCAAATATCTAGTGTTGTGAAGAACGAAGACGTGTTGGTAATTGAACCTTGTTTCAATTTACCCGAACCAGTGGAAATCCCTTACTATAGCAGAAGGGTGGCACCTGAGAATAGTCATCCGTCGCCTGTTGAAATATGTATGCCCATGCCTTTTCCCTACGAGAGCACCAAGGTCGTGCCTTGGAAATATGAGATTACTGTTGTGGATAAGGTTGTTGAAGGAAGTTCAGACGCTGAGGTGACAGAAACTGTAAGTGAAGACGTCACCAATATTGCAGGGATGAGCagaatgacccgtagtggtcgaatCTATACGCCCGAATTCAATGTGACTCCTCAAGGTCCAAACAAGGAATCAACAGTTGTAGCTCCCACTATAGAACCCGAAGTGGTTCAATCCGAAGATGCTGTTGAATTCTTGAAgttgatcaagaaaagtgactacaaggttgTGGACCAGTTGCATCAAACACCGTCTAAGATCTCTATTCTGTCTCTGCTATTGAACTCCCAAgcccatagggaggctttgttgaaggtGCTTGCTCAAGCTCATGTAACACAAAGCATAACAGTAGACCAATTTGATGGAGTAGTGGCAAACATCACAGCTTGTAATACTTTGAGTTTTAGTGGAGAGGAATTACCCGAGGATGGACAAAATCACAATCGTGCTCTCCATATCTCGGTAaaatgcaaagatgatgctttggcaagagtgttggttgataccggatCTTCTCTGAATGTTATGCCAAAGAAAACACTCGCCAAATTATCTTATCAAGGACCAGCTATGAAGCCTAGTGCcttggtagtgaaagcttttgatg ggGCAGTTACCTCCACCCTACGTCAGAAGATGAAGTTTGTAGTGGACAATCAACTAATCATCATTTTTGGAGAGGAGGACTTTGTGGTCAGTCACCTTTCATCCTTCAGGTATATTGAGGCTGATGAAGacgctttggaaacttctttccaagctcttgaaatagccaaTGCCACTTTTGTGGAAATGAAGGACCCTGTTGGGAAAGCTTGTTCATCTTTCGCTTCTCTGAAGAGCGCAAAGTCTAGTATCGaaggaggaaaccctgaaggtTGGGGTCAAGTTATTGATATTCGTGAGAAGCATGATCGCTTTGGTCTGGGATATGTGCCTTCCGCTGTGAAAGGAGCCCGAGTCCCTGCAAAGGACAACACCCGAAGCATCCAGGAAGTGTTCCTTAGCACAGGATTCATCCATGGAGATCAGGTCGATGCAATTGAAGATAGCACTGCAAATGAAGAtgagccatgtttg gtcatgtatgaacctattgataaaaCTCCCTTTGATTTTTCTCAAGTAatgtcaggtcat gtcatgtatgaacctgttaatTAA
- the LOC127137197 gene encoding histone H1 yields MTTEEPIISVEPVSEPGTAEPPDLEEVDEPKAETEKMKKVKETEPKKDSKPRNLASHPTYEEMIKDAIVSLKEKNGSSQYAIVKFIKEKQKQLPGNFKKLFLQNLKKNVAFGKLAKVKGSFKLSAAAKKPAVAKPKSKPG; encoded by the coding sequence ATGACCACCGAAGAACCCATCATCTCCGTTGAACCCGTGTCCGAACCAGGAACCGCCGAACCTCCGGACTTGGAGGAAGTTGATGAACCAAAGGCCGAAACTGAGAAGATGAAGAAAGTCAAGGAAACCGAACCTAAGAAAGATTCCAAACCACGAAACCTTGCTTCCCATCCTACTTACGAAGAGATGATTAAGGATGCAATAGTGTCGTTAAAGGAGAAGAACGGTTCGAGCCAATACGCGATTGTGAAATTCATTAAAGAGAAACAGAAACAGCTTCCTGGAAACTTCAAGAAGCTATTTCTCCAAAATTTGAAGAAGAATGTTGCTTTTGGAAAGCTTGCTAAGGTTAAAGGTTCGTTCAAGCTTTCTGCAGCAGCTAAGAAGCCAGCAGTTGCCAAGCCAAAGTCAAAACCAGGTTAA